A genome region from Purpureocillium takamizusanense chromosome 8, complete sequence includes the following:
- the MIC33 gene encoding Putative mitochondrial 2-oxoglutarate/malate carrier protein (TransMembrane:2 (o246-266i309-329o)~COG:C~EggNog:ENOG503NWP1) has protein sequence MTGSLKQAAESARNKTTEVMNAAKGDGVAVANDVLHTPFMRAALPFINGGISGMVATTVIQPVDMVKVRIQLAGEGTSTGPKPTPLSVTRQIISSGKVLDLYTGLSAGLLRQAVYTTARLGLFDTIMGRLTARAKAQDRSIGFRERATAGLTAGGIAAMIGNPADLALIRMQSDGLKPLAERKNYKSVIDALGSIAKSEGVGALWSGAAPTVVRAMALNFGQLAFFSEAKVQLKQKTDLSARSQTLTASAIAGFFASFFSLPFDFVKTRLQKQQKGPDGKLPYKGMADCFAKVAKQEGILRFYRGFSTYYVRIAPHAMVTLIVADYLGWLTK, from the exons ATGACCGGCAGTCTCAAACAAGCCGCTGAATCGGCTCGGAACAAGACCACCGAAGTCATGAATGCCGCAAAGggggatggcgtcgccgtcgccaatgATGTTCTACACACACCATTTATGAGAGCCGCGCTGCCGTTCATCAATGGTGGCATCAGTGGCATGGTGGCTACCACGGTAATCCAACCCGTTGACATGGTCAAAGTGCGCATTCAACTTGCGGGCGAGGGAACGTCTACGGGTCCGAAACCCACACCTCTGTCCGTCACTCGCCAAATCATCTCGAGCGGCAAGGTCCTGGATTTGTACACGGGACTGTCTGCTGGCCTGCTCCGCCAGGCTGTATATACCACGGCCCGCTTGGGTCTCTTCGACACCATCATGGGCCGattgacggcgagggcgaaaGCCCAGGACAGGAGCATTGGCTTCCGTGAGCGCGCGACAGCGGGCCTTACCGctggcggcatcgccgccatgatcGGGAACCCAGCtgacctcgccctcatccgTATGCAAAGCGACGGACTGAAGCCACTAGCTGAGCGAAAGAACTACAAGTCCGTCATAGACGCACTTGGATCGATCGCCAAAAGCGAAGGTGTGGGTGCGCTCTggtccggcgcggcgccgaccgTTGTGCGTGCCATGGCACTCAATTTTGGCCAGCTTGCCTTCTTCAGTGAGGCCAAGGTGCAACTTAAACAGAAGACGGACTTgtccgctcgctcgcagaCCCTGACTGCAAGCGCGATAGCTGGCTTCTTTGCCAGCTTCTTCAGCTTGCCTTTCGACTTTGTCAAAACTCGCCTTCAGAAGCAGCAGAAAGGACCCGACGGAAAGCTACCTTACAAGGGCATGGCTGACTGCTTCGCCAAAGTCGCCAAGCAAGAAGGGATTCTGCGGTTCTATCGTGGCTTCAGTACATACTATGTTCGAATTGCTCCGCATGC GATGGTGACACTGATTGTCGCTGATTACTTGGGCTGGTTGACCAAATAA